A single genomic interval of Megalobrama amblycephala isolate DHTTF-2021 linkage group LG17, ASM1881202v1, whole genome shotgun sequence harbors:
- the prdx1 gene encoding peroxiredoxin-1 — protein MAAGKAHIGKPAPDFTAKAVMPDGQFKDLSLSDYKGKYVVLFFYPLDFTFVCPTEIIAFSDAVEEFRKINCEVIGASVDSHFCHLAWINTPRKQGGLGHMKVPLVADSLRSISQDYGVLKEDEGIAYRGLFIIDDKGILRQITINDLPVGRSIDETLRLVQAFQFTDKHGEVCPAGWKPGKDTIKPDVQQSKDYFSKQH, from the exons ATGGCAGCTGGAAAAGCACATATTGGCAAACCTGCTCCAGACTTCACAGCCAAAGCTGTGATGCCAGATGGACAGTTTAAAGATCTCAGCTTGTCTGACTACAAAG GGAAGTATGTCGTATTATTCTTCTATCCATTGGATTTCACCTTTGTTTGCCCCACTGAGATCATCGCCTTCAGTGATGCTGTCGAGGAGTTCAGGAAAATCAACTGTGAGGTCATTGGTGCCTCTGTTGATTCCCACTTCTGTCATCTTGCCTG GATAAACACACCTCGGAAACAAGGTGGTTTAGGCCATATGAAGGTCCCTCTGGTGGCAGATTCCCTCCGCTCCATTTCTCAAGACTATGGTGTACTGAAGGAAGATGAGGGTATTGCATACAG AGGTCTTTTCATCATTGATGACAAAGGCATTCTGAGGCAGATAACCATCAATGACCTGCCAGTGGGCCGCTCCATCGATGAAACCCTGCGCTTGGTTCAGGCCTTTCAGTTCACCGACAAACATGGAGAAG TTTGCCCAGCCGGATGGAAGCCAGGAAAAGACACAATTAAGCCCGATGTCCAGCAGAGCAAAGACTACTTCtccaaacaacattaa
- the fzr1b gene encoding fizzy-related protein homolog — protein MDQDYERRLLRQINHQNVPEGHPSKSGYAACSPVTVKSGDRFIPTRAGSNWSINFHYANENCWSPNQNQRAKDASTDTGKDAVAYAALLRNELLGAGIETVPDPHTDDRQHTILTQDTHSLFRYTIHTKRVPFDNEISPYSLSPLSNKSHKLLRSPRKPARKISKIPFKVLDAPELQDDFYLNLVDWSAGNLLSVGLGACVYLWSACTSQVTRLCDLSVDGDSVTSVCWNERGSLVAVGTHKGFVQIWDAAGGRKLTSLEGHSARVGALAWNGEQLSSGSRDRVILQRDVRTPPPVERRLQGHRQEVCGLKWSPDHQHLASGGNDNKLLVWNSSSLLPVQQYSDHLAAVKAIAWSPHQHGLLASGGGTADRCLRFWNTLTGQALQSTDTGSQVCNLAWSKHANELVSTHGYSQNQILVWKYPSLTQVAKLTGHSYRVLYLAVSPDGEAIVTGAGDETLRFWNVFSKTRCTKESKSVLNLFTRIR, from the exons ATGGACCAGGACTATGAAAGACGCCTGTTAAGGCAAATCAACCACCAGAACGTCCCGGAGGGCCACCCGTCCAAG TCAGGGTATGCAGCGTGCAGTCCGGTTACGGTGAAATCAGGAGACAGGTTTATCCCCACACGTGCCGGGAGCAACTGGAGCATAAACTTCCACTATGCCAAT gAGAACTGTTGGTCACCCAATCAGAATCAGCGGGCGAAGGATGCTAGTACAGACACAGGGAAAG ATGCTGTGGCGTATGCTGCCCTTCTAAGGAATGAGCTGTTGGGAGCAGGAATCGAAACCGTGCCTGATCCTCACACAGATGATCGTCAACACACCATTCTCACACAGGACACACACAGCCTCTTCAGG TACACCATCCACACAAAGAGAGTGCCTTTTGACAATGAAATCTCCCCCTATTCCCTCTCTCCTCTCAGTAACAAAAG TCACAAACTATTGCGTTCACCCCGAAAGCCAGCACGCAAGATTTCCAAGATCCCGTTCAAGGTTCTCGATGCCCCAGAGTTGCAGGATGACTTTTACCTCAACTTG GTGGACTGGTCAGCTGGAAATCTCTTGAGTGTTGGTTTGGGGGCTTGTGTTTACCTGTGGAGTGCCTGTACCAGCCAG GTGACGCGGTTGTGTGACTTATCTGTGGATGGCGATTCTGTGACATCAGTGTGCTGGAATGAAAGG GGAAGTCTGGTGGCTGTAGGGACTCATAAGGGATTTGTTCAGATTTGGGATGCAGCTGGAGGGAGGAAGTTGACCAGTTTGGAGGGACATTCAGCACGCGTAG GAGCGCTAGCGTGGAATGGAGAGCAGCTGTCGTCGGGTAGCCGGGACAGAGTGATTCTGCAAAGGGATGTGAGGACACCTCCTCCTGTGGAGAGACGTCTCCAGGGCCACAGGCAGGAAGTGTGTGGCCTCAAGTGGTCACCTGACCACCAGCACCTCGCCTCTGGAGGGAACGATAACAAG TTATTAGTGTGGAACAGCTCCAGCCTGCTCCCCGTACAGCAGTACAGCGATCACCTGGCAGCTGTGAAGGCCATCGCCTGGTCTCCTCACCAGCACGGCCTGCTGGCCTCCGGAGGGGGAACGGCTGACCGCTGCCTTCGCTTCTGGAACACTCTGACCGGACAGGCATTACAGAGTACCGACACCGGCTCACAGGTCTGCAACTTGGCCTGGTCCAAACACGCCAACGAGCTG GTCAGCACACACGGCTACTCTCAGAACCAGATCCTGGTGTGGAAATACCCATCACTCACCCAGGTGGCCAAGCTCACAGGACATTCGTACCGAGTGCTCTACTTG